Part of the Flavobacterium sp. MDT1-60 genome, TATTCGTCAAAAAAATTCACGTCATTAGAAATGGGATTTTATAATTTCATGAATCTAAACTCATTAGCTTAAACCTTAGAAAGCTTAAAAATTTGACCATTTGAGAGTTGTGGTATATTCGTGGCATGGCAAAATGGACCTACTACCTTTTCTGCCGCAAAAAGTTAAGATTGTCAAGCCGTATTTTTCAATTGTCAGCATCATTAGTTTTGTGGCAAAATCGTGGCACAAGGCATCTTACAAAACTTGAATCCCAGAAAAATTAAGGCTGGACAAGTTTAGGTTCGAATATATTATATTGCAGATAGAAGTTGACCATTTCTCTATAGAAAAAGAATTGAATGATTATTTTGAAAAAAACTTCTCAAAAAACACTCAAATAATCAGACAGTTCGTTAATAATAAAGAATTTACCGAAGATGTAAATTCTACTTTAACTTATTTTGCAAAATATGGAATTATTGGAGATATGCGAACTCCTAGATTTAAGAAAGAGACGGACAATGCACTCGAAGAAGTTTTTACAGATTTTTTTTCACATCCTACCCCAGAATTAAAAACTCAAACTCTAGATGCTACAAAACCTACTTTAATTGTTTTATTGAATTTTTACAAACTGAAATTATAATATCTAGCCTATAGTACCGCACCATATCATCCCTTAGATAAAAAAATAGCATCTAATATTAAAAATTCACTCTAAAACTAATATTTGGTGTTAAACCAAGTGATTTGTTATCTACCTGAACAGCATCATTGGAATCCTTTGGATTGACTTTGTAATAGCGATTAATAACATTCTCCCGATTGGTAAGATTAATGACACCAGCAGTAAGCGAAGCTGCAGTTGAGGGTGAGAAATTGAAATTATAATTTAAAGAAGCATCTAAACGCATGAAATTATCCAGATTCTCACTATTTGGAGCATCATAATTTACCAGGGTCTTATTTCCATTTTGTACTGTTTCATCACCATCAATTGGTTTTGTGTAGGGTTGACCGTTTCTCCAAATACCCCCGAGAGCTATTTTTACATTTTTTATAAACTCATAATAAAAACCAATCGATACAGAATGTCTAATATCTACATTATTAGGAAAGACAGAAGGTGTAAGAGTTTCAAACTCATAGCTATTTGTACTGAATGTATAACTCATCCAGACACTATATTGACGGGCTGTTTTATTGGCTAAAAATTCAAAACCCTTGGCCGTATAACTTCCACTGGCATTAGTAAACTGAAAGTTGTTATAGAAACCCTGGCTCGAAGCTGTGATGCCATCAACAAATTTATAAAATCCTGTAGCCTCAACATTTAGTTTGTTTTTATTGAATTCTACCCCAAAAGAGCCTTGTTTACTTGTGGCAATCGGTAAATCTTTATTGGTTACTAAAACCCAATGTCTTTTTTCGACGCCCAAAAAATCATCTTCAAAATCCACAATTTGAGCCGTAGACTGATTTTTAAATTCACCCTCTAATTTTAAAGCAAACTGCTCTGATAATTTTTGCCGAATGTTTACTCTGGGCTCTATTAATAACTTATCAAACTTTTGAAAATAATTACACCGTAATCCAACTCTCAAATAGGTATTCTTTTTATTATATTGGGTCTCGAAGAATAAGGCATGATTCAATAAGACATCTTTTTTAGTGTTAATATAAGATGGATTAGTAACAGCAGTTTGGTTCAACATTCCTGTTTCATTAAATTGATAACCAAGCAAAAAACTCAAGTCATCGTTGCTTTTGTAATAAGTATTGAGTTTAGTTCCTGTTTCCAGCACTTCATTGGCTTCAGTTAAGCGCTGATTTGTTTCTACCCTGTAATCAGTAGCATCAATATTATATCGGGATAAGTAGGTTATTAAGTTTGTGCTTAGTTTTGAATTCCACTGTGCTTTCCAATTCCCTCCATAACCAATATTTTTTTGGGATAAATTGCTGATTTTAGATTGGGTTTGATTTGAATTTGTCAGCCGTTCCGAATAATCCAGGGCATTATTAATCCCAATAATATTCGCCCTAAACTGATGTTTTTCATTCAAATCGAAAAGCAATTTAGCCGTATAATCATAAAAGTAGAAATCAGAAGAGGTGTCATACTGCTCGCTATCGGCATTAATTTCAGTATCCTGAAAACTACGGTCAAAATATTTGGTGTAGGTAGGGGATTTAAACAAATCAGTAATGGAACGACGTCCTGAGATATGAAATTCTAATTTTTTAGTTATTGGAATTTCTAAAAAAACATCAGAGCTAATGCAATTAATACCTGCACCACCCGAAAAGATATTGGAAACCAAATCTTTTGTATACATATTGATAGTACTGGAAACACCATCACTGTATTCAGCACTTGTTCCGTTTTTGCTTACAATAACTTTACTGGTAAGATTGGGGTTATAAGCAGATATCAAGCCAAAAAAATGGCCGGAATGATACATCTTAATATTGTCCCAAAGCACTAAATTCTGATCATTGGTCCCACCGCGTACATTAATATTTGCGATACTTTCATTGGTACTTTCAACTCCGGGCAGCACCTGAATAGACTGCAGGATATCAGGTTCTGTTAATCCGGGAAGGATACCGAATTTTTTAGTATTTAAAACCGTACTTCCATCCACATATTTTTGCAAACCGGGAGTTAAATAAACATTGATCAAAACCTGATTCAATTCCTGGTTTTTAGTATAAAGAATTATTTCCCTGCAATTGTTTTGTGCAGCAAACAATTCCTTAGCAGTAAAGTGTCTGGATTCAAAACCCATATAGGAAACAATCACTGTGGCATTTATTGGAATATCCTGCACACTAAATTTACCGTTTTGATCTGTTATGGAATGCCTTCCTGTGTTATCCACAAACACTGAAGCGCCAGGCAGACCAGATTTGCTCTCGTCGGATAAAACGGTTCCGCAAATGGCTATTGTTTTGTTTAGTACTGAGACGGTAACATACCGGTCGTCTAAAGCCTTAAAATTCAAAAAGGTTTTCAGGTTTAGATACTCAATTGTCTGCTCTAAGGTAAATGAGGTATTGGGTTTCTCCACCCTTACCGTTGCCACATCTTCAACAGCATATGAAAACTTAACATTAAACTGTTTTTCTATTGAAATAATAACCTCAGTTAAAGGCATTTTTTGGGCTGTATTTTGTCCATAACAAAAACTGCCAATACAAATCAATAAATAAATCAGTCCTTTATTTGACACCATAATTATAAAATATTATGGTTTCCCCCTCGATCCTGTAACTTAGTTTAAGTGGGATAGTAACGGCTTGAAGTGCTATTTGTTTATTGGTATGAGTAAAACTTCCCGTAAAGAGTTTTGAGGTGTCCACACCTTCAGTTTTTATTTTTATATCATACTGGCGCTCGAGTTCTGCAATAACCTGATCCAGAGGTATTTTATCAAAACTTGATTCCTGCTCAAGCCAGGAAGGTTTTTGAGCCTTAAAATCTTCAACAGTTTCGATTATGCCATTTATAACCCT contains:
- a CDS encoding carboxypeptidase-like regulatory domain-containing protein, yielding MPLTEVIISIEKQFNVKFSYAVEDVATVRVEKPNTSFTLEQTIEYLNLKTFLNFKALDDRYVTVSVLNKTIAICGTVLSDESKSGLPGASVFVDNTGRHSITDQNGKFSVQDIPINATVIVSYMGFESRHFTAKELFAAQNNCREIILYTKNQELNQVLINVYLTPGLQKYVDGSTVLNTKKFGILPGLTEPDILQSIQVLPGVESTNESIANINVRGGTNDQNLVLWDNIKMYHSGHFFGLISAYNPNLTSKVIVSKNGTSAEYSDGVSSTINMYTKDLVSNIFSGGAGINCISSDVFLEIPITKKLEFHISGRRSITDLFKSPTYTKYFDRSFQDTEINADSEQYDTSSDFYFYDYTAKLLFDLNEKHQFRANIIGINNALDYSERLTNSNQTQSKISNLSQKNIGYGGNWKAQWNSKLSTNLITYLSRYNIDATDYRVETNQRLTEANEVLETGTKLNTYYKSNDDLSFLLGYQFNETGMLNQTAVTNPSYINTKKDVLLNHALFFETQYNKKNTYLRVGLRCNYFQKFDKLLIEPRVNIRQKLSEQFALKLEGEFKNQSTAQIVDFEDDFLGVEKRHWVLVTNKDLPIATSKQGSFGVEFNKNKLNVEATGFYKFVDGITASSQGFYNNFQFTNASGSYTAKGFEFLANKTARQYSVWMSYTFSTNSYEFETLTPSVFPNNVDIRHSVSIGFYYEFIKNVKIALGGIWRNGQPYTKPIDGDETVQNGNKTLVNYDAPNSENLDNFMRLDASLNYNFNFSPSTAASLTAGVINLTNRENVINRYYKVNPKDSNDAVQVDNKSLGLTPNISFRVNF